From the Gemmatimonadota bacterium genome, one window contains:
- a CDS encoding dihydrofolate reductase family protein, whose translation MSKVFVNIGLSLDGYMAPEGMTMENWDKPEYKNWGAKWGALMAWALNQQYIRENLKLGPGGETGPVNDLLRSTTERIGANMMGKRMFDQGERAWPEEAPFHTPVYVLAHEKREPWVRPGGTTFYFIDDGPERALELARESAGSRDIRIAGGADVIQQYLNPGVVDELEIALAPVLFGGGRRLFENLREPGPQFRIGKVLDGPAATHLRYVRQ comes from the coding sequence ATGAGCAAAGTATTCGTCAACATTGGACTTAGCCTCGATGGCTACATGGCACCGGAAGGAATGACCATGGAGAATTGGGACAAGCCTGAGTACAAGAACTGGGGCGCTAAGTGGGGTGCGCTGATGGCCTGGGCCCTCAATCAACAGTACATCCGCGAGAACCTCAAGCTCGGACCAGGGGGAGAGACCGGCCCGGTCAATGACCTGCTTCGCAGCACCACGGAGCGCATCGGTGCCAACATGATGGGCAAGCGAATGTTCGACCAAGGCGAGCGCGCCTGGCCAGAGGAGGCTCCGTTTCACACACCGGTATACGTTCTTGCCCATGAGAAACGCGAACCCTGGGTGCGCCCCGGTGGGACGACCTTTTACTTCATCGATGACGGGCCGGAGCGTGCCCTAGAGCTGGCTCGGGAATCCGCAGGCAGTCGTGATATTCGTATCGCGGGTGGAGCGGATGTGATCCAGCAGTACCTGAATCCGGGTGTCGTCGACGAACTGGAAATCGCCTTGGCACCCGTGTTGTTCGGCGGCGGGCGGCGTCTCTTCGAGAACCTACGCGAGCCCGGGCCGCAGTTTCGCATTGGCAAGGTTCTTGATGGTCCAGCCGCCACACACTTGCGCTATGTGCGTCAGTGA